GGATAGGAATCCCCCAGAGATTTATATTCCTGAAAGCTATCCCGAATAGATTCTTGCAATCTTTCCTCAAAATTGGGATAACTTGCCACCGCCTGCCGATAGCCATCATCGCAAATCAAATCGGCTAACGTCAGATGAAAACTAGCCGGCGGCAGAGAAACCATCATTCCCGCAAACAATTCTTCTGCCAGAACCTTTTGCAATTCCCACAAACCAGCATAAAACCCTTCATTTTCCGACGCTTCTTCCCAGGGGGAAGTAATTACCGTATAGCCGGGAAATGCAACTGCTTCCCAACCATGGTTGTCACTACGGCGAAACTTCGACGACTTCTGCAAGTGGTCTACTTGGGAAGTATAGGCTGCCGTTGCGGTCATTTCAGCCAGTCGATTGGTGTAAATTGTATAGGTATCATCCATTATTTTTTGCCAGCAAGGCCAATCTGTTTCTTTTGCCATTCTATTCATACCAAACTCATAACATAACCACCAAAAAATTCTGTCGGGGCAATCGGAGGTGGCGTTGCCCCTTGCGAAGCACTAACGCGACTTGCGCCTGATAACGCTGGAACCCACCGACAAACGCAACATCTTCAAATACATATT
This is a stretch of genomic DNA from Geitlerinema sp. PCC 9228. It encodes these proteins:
- a CDS encoding DUF1868 domain-containing protein, yielding MNRMAKETDWPCWQKIMDDTYTIYTNRLAEMTATAAYTSQVDHLQKSSKFRRSDNHGWEAVAFPGYTVITSPWEEASENEGFYAGLWELQKVLAEELFAGMMVSLPPASFHLTLADLICDDGYRQAVASYPNFEERLQESIRDSFQEYKSLGDSYPNYWRFGGIIVMPSAVGVALLPRDGVSYQRVVALRRCIYGNAGVMGLGIAQQFHFTAHITLGYWGEVFLNSDRDWLGWRLSRLNEWWLDNYPSSFWIKQAELRKFDDMTCFYRDSHFPIVAL